The Pristis pectinata isolate sPriPec2 chromosome 16, sPriPec2.1.pri, whole genome shotgun sequence region ATACATAGAAAGTGATCGATACAGGAACAGAAAAGGAGACAGCAACAGATTAAAAATGTAGCTTTTTACATAGtggaaataacttttttttccaaaatggcGTGAAGCTACAACATGGTGCGGTGCCTAACTATAACCACGCCATTTTATGTTTGGGCCCAGTTGCTGAATTTAATCGGCAAGGTACAAGTGCCAAAAGGGCATACCACTGCAGTTCAGTGGTTTCACAAGTCTGGAAATGGGGCAGCTTCTGCAAGCAATCATCTTTGCAGCTGGCTCCATTGTTCTATAATGTTGAGGGAGGCAGTTAATATGTTGActtaaatgttgttcatgaagTTTGGGAGATTTTTAAGTAATCCAGTTGCAAGCATGGTTGCAGACAGATGTATAAAACAGGATACCTTGCTGAGGTGCACATCCAGATTTAGGACTTAATATGATGTACATTGACTAGTGTCATcaatttcatgttttattttattgttaaatTCTATGAAGTTCCCACAGGGACTACAAGTTGGCAGGAGTCTTGTTATTACAACCTGCAGATAACTACTTTAAGCAGCAGTGAATTATAGCATTAGGTGGATCAAGCTGCAGCAGAATTAGCATGAAGGATATTTTTTgcaataatatttattttccagCTGTTTGAAGACGATTAGTTGGGAATGTATTCTTTCAGTAAGTAATTTTGAGATTGTAGCATTGCAGACTGCACCAAACTATTTAAATACAAACatgaattatttatttacaaCTTTATTCACTCGGGTACTCTTTCATCTTGTTTAACTCTCCTCTCTTTTGTTCATTGAATATTGAGGATCAAAAGAGCTATTATCTTGCATATTGGTATCTTAAATATTTTCTTCTTATCACTTTGGGCATACAAGGTAAGGTTTTAGcatcttccctttctgcttcTTCAAGAGTTACGAAATGTTGTTGCATTTAATTGGAACAGTTCAGACTCTGGTCTTTCAATGGGAGATTTGCTTACTGAATTCTGTCTTTGTAacttttcatatttctttttcatttaaatattctgACACTCCATAAATTGTTCATTTTTTCAGGTCTTGTAAAACAAGACAAACATACGTCAGACCACATTCTTGAACGAATTTAATTACATGCCCTCATCTACCTCATCTTGCCCCACTTCTCCATGCCCACCACTACATTCCATTCCCCAGCCCATTCTATAATTGGAGAAAGTAATATACTTGTTGTCCAAGGCAGGTTCTAATTTCATTTGTTTCACATTTATAATTGTAAAGGAAATGCAACAAGGGCACCAGGGTTCATTGTCTAGGACCAAAAAGGTACATTCAGTCAACATTGCACAAGGTTCCATGCCAGTTTTGTCCTCAACCCCCGAACATTAATATTCTACCATGCAAGTTTCCTAAGGCATCATCCACAATAGAAAGGCACTGAGCACATAGATGCACAAAGCCCTTTCCTGTGTTAGCACCACCACTACAAGGCAAgcatggaaaattaaaaaaaaattaatagaataGATTGGGAAGAAGCTTTATTTTTGGTGATGAGCTGGTAACTAGGTAACAAAGCATTAAAATTGGAGCTGGGTTGCTCAGGGGTAATGTCTAGCACTTTTTCCACACTAAGTAATGGGGAAATCAGGACGTCCTTATCAAAAAAGCTGAGGTTAGGCCAACTGAAAATATCACAACAGAGACTGATAATTTTTTGGTAGTGAATGGTATTAAGGCATACAAAACAATGGCGATAAcatacagatcagtcatgatccaaTTAAGTGGCATAACAAGCTTAAGGGTCAGAATAGGAAACTTTCCCTTGTTTTACACAACCCAGTAATCAGCATTGTCGGCTTTACAGTTGCTGTGGGGTGTTTGCAGACTCTTTGACTACTGCAAGCTCTTTATGTGCATTTCTGACAAAGCATTAAAGTGAAGATGTCTACCATCCATCTCCTTTGATTTGTTCCCTCTGAATAGCTCCTCCGCGAGATAAATTTCAATCAAAGATCTGATCCAATTTGGATTGACAAGttagttttaatatttattttaggGAGTGAGAAGATGGATGACCAGTCATATAGGACCAGCTTTGTTCTGTTTCTTGTAGCAGTGTCAGTGAAGTTGGTCCTGTTCAGCTTCTAATCCATGATAACCACAGAATACTAATTGGCAGCGCCATTTCAGTGACGAGAGTATGGACTGACAGGCACCTATCCAAATATAAGACTTTCAAGTCATACAAacaaagaagaataacaaggggAGATggttaatatccttcagggaaggacatCTGCCATTCTTATCTGGTTTTCATGGGTGATTCCAGACTCTccaatgtggttgacccttaaAATACCTCAGTTCAGTGGAACTTGGGGAAgggcaattaaaaacaaaatgttagtaTTGCCAATGAAGTGCACAACTCTtcattgaatataaaaaaaatgtttttcaaaatggtCATTACTTCATTGCTCGTGTAATGTGGATATTTCCTTCCACTTGTCTTTCCAGGTTATATTCAAATTCTCCTGTAGACTAGTACGAGATGTATTTTTGTCGAAGGAGTTGTGAATGAAGTACGAGAAGCAACAATAAACTAAGTTATTTGGCCCAAAGAACCCCTACAAGGGTCTTCATACTATACTATCCTCAGATTCTAGaacttgtatttttaaaatccatgctTGCTGCTTAATATTAAGGTCTGAGCTTTCGTTCAAAGGTAACCACTTGCAGCTGATTCAGGTAATTGAAGGTTCAAGCCCCGTTCCGTTACCTTGATCACATAACTGAGTTTGGTATTTgagtgcagttctgagggagtgcaAAAATATCGGAGGCACTCAGTAATTCTTTTAGAAATGGTAAGGTGTGGGCCTTTCTGCCTTCAAGGGTAGATGTGAATGACCCTGCAACACTGCTCAAAGAAGAGTGACTGATGCTTTCTAGTGTTCTGGCCAGCATTCATTCTTCCATCAACACTTGAGTAGTCTGTCATTCATTCCTTTGCTGTCCATGGGTTCTTGCTGTTGCAAATTACCTGCCACTCTTCAACACACTAACTGGTTCTTCAATGGCTATAAAATGCCATGGAAGCTCCTGAGAACTGGAAAGTGCTGTGTAATTTCAAATTCTTTTTAAGTTAGTGCTCCATGTTGATAGTATACTCCTCTGGTATTATTGCACTACCTTCTCTCAAGAAGGattactttcttaaaaaaaaatctattcggTTAATGGATTTGTTTCCTGGGTCATTTTCTTCAGCATACATTTGCCTGCCTTTTAATTTAAAACTAGTATTTGGGGATTTTGACATGGTAATAAGCAGCACAGTGAGTAAGAGAAGAACATTACTTCAAATTAAACTTGGAAAGTGAAATCTGATAACATAAAATTATAACAAAAATTACGAAGGATTTAAGCACCAAGTAAATTGGCTCAATCTCCTCAAGGCTGCATTTTATATCAAAATTCCAGTTTATTAGCTTGCATGAGTAGATCTATATGTGCTCCTCTTTATTGCAGCTTACCCTTTTCTCTCTGTGTATCTCTTACTGGCTCTAATTTTGTCCTTTCTTACCTAAGACTTATGAGATTCATATTGGCCCATTTACCATTGCAAGGCCTACATTACAGCCATAGAGCAATATGGGCcctcaacccaacttgtccatgctgaccaaggtacccacctaaactagtctcacttgcccacgtttggcccatatcactctaaacctttcctatccatgtacttatccaaatgtctattaaatgttgttattgtacctgcctcaactactatctcgggcagcttgttccatataggcACCATCCACTAtgtgaagaagatgcccctcaTGCCCCTTTTAAAGCTTTTTTCCCtcactccttaaacctatgccctctagtttttggttccctttccctgggaaaaagactgtgtgcattcaccctatctatgctcctcattattttatactctTTTATAAAatcacctctgtctcctacactccatggaataatttcctagcctgcccaaactctccctataactcttgTGTTCTGTCAACAGCCAAAGATTCTAAGACTAAGTGATTTCATCACCACTGTATGATTGTTATGACGCAGGATTAAACTGAGGTGTAAAATTGACCGCGGAATGCAAGCAGAACCTTGGGGTGCACGCTGAAATTTTGGATGCTCTACTTCCATGTGCATCTGCATAAAGAACACTAGCCTCACAGCACTGACACAAGTCTTCCAGCAATGCACATTTGTCATTGATGTGCCACCTTCAGACATGAGTATATAATGAAGAAGCCACAAGGGAAAGTAGGTTCACTCACATGTAACCCTAAGGAAGTAGATTTGCTCACGTGTAACCTAAAGAGACAAACTCAACCTTCATCTGTTGGGAGATCTGTTGGAGAAGTTATCAGCAGAGTTAGCTCGGATGTAAGTGATGAACCAGATCATTGTTCAGAAGAGGTGTTTGGCCACCCCAGGGAGAAACAAAATCTCAGATCCATTCTCCAGATGGCCGCTTCTTTCATAATTATTTCCAACGCAATACTTGATAACTTTTCACAATAGTTCACTCCAGCTTCAACTCCAACTTCAGCTGCAATTCCACTTTAAGTGCTTTCCCCACGATGGGATATTATGTAGGTTTATTGATGATTCCTCCCTGACTCCTAAAATTTCAAGTCTTTAATGTGCATAACCAGGTAAGAAACTGTGAAGCATGCTACTTAAAGAACTGCAGAACTGGAAGGAATTTGTGTGAGTTCTCCACATGGTGCTATTTTGATGTGTAGTTATAAAAATAACTAAATTTCTGGGCCAGTATCTTTTATGTCAGAAAGGTTCCATTACAAGGAAGCACATTAAAGTTAAGAACATAAATCTGGTAAGGCCCTGAAAATATTAGGAGAAATTGAAGGTGTAGTCTTCTGTAATAGGTGAAAGTCCTGATTTATTGTAGCTATTTATGTGAACAAACAAAGTATGTGAGGAAGAAATTGGATGGGGAAGTAAATGGCAATTGATTAGGAAAATGTAGTTTGCATGAATGTTAAGTATTAAACTAAATGCCAAACCAACCTATTTGTAAAGCTGGACCTCAATTCTATATTCTAAAAGCCCAAGTGGATGGAGAACTAAACAAACTGAAGTGGCACAGAATATTGGTGAAAGTGTCATGGTCTGATTGGGTGACATCTATCATAGATCTGCCAGGCATGATGGAGGTTATAAACAGACCCCTTAATAGAGTGGTGGATGATGAACAATACCCTCTACCTACATAAGGTTTGTATGCTGAATTAGTATCATCACTAAACATGTTTTATGCCCATGCCCAACTTAATGTAGGTGAAGAAAGCAGAATCAACATGACAATTAACACCCATAAGGGATTGTACTCGTACAAGGCTACCAAATGGGGTAAAATCATTAAGAAAAGTATTCTAGGTAATTGAATTATCTTTAGTCATGTTTTTGGGACCCAGCATTGTTTGTGTAATAAGGATGATATTCTAAATGCAACCTCCACAGAGGAggaaaaccttaaaaaaaacaaagaagttTTCGGTGAGGTTCATCAAAATAGCACCACGCTTAAGAAAAGCAATTGTGCCTTTGTGCAGAAGGGAGTGATTTATTTAGGTTTGTGAGCAGATGAAAATTGTCTGCAGATAATTAAAAAGAAAGCTGAGGTAATTAGATCCAGAAAACTCAAAAACATCAAGCTCTAGTCATTTCTGGGGATGATCCAATATTACCCTGGATTCCTATTTGACGTAGCCATGCATGAACTCCACTTCATCAGTGATGACGTAGAAACAAACCATGGCAAAAGCTGTTTAATCTATGAGAGAAAATCATCAGCAATGAGGTGAATTTGGTCCATTATGATATCAACTATATTCTAAAACTTACTTGCAAAGCTTCTAACCATAGAATTGGGCAGTAATGGAATTATGGAAGATTTCCGTGCAGAACATTGAGATAATGAATATGAAGGTGGTGGCCAGAGGACCTTTCTATTGATCTGGTGCTGACAAAGATATTGAAAACCATAGTCAGTAGATGTACAGTGTGTCAGAATTGCAGAGCAGTCCCTCCTAAAGCATTACTCTGGTGTGGAAGTGACCTCGATCATTCCAGCAGATCTCTATAGAGTAAAGCATCCTGAGTATCAACACAGAATGCACTATAAAAGGTGTCCTATCAGACAATGGTTCATAGTTTAGATCACTCTAGTTTGAAAAATGTATGAAGAGCgagggaggaaaagaagaggCAGTTGCCATTGTAAAAGGGGCAATGAAGAAATGGGTCATGGAAAGTCAGTCAAAGGTCACAATGAAACATCAACATGCAACATCTGTCCTAACCTATGGAATAACATCACACTCGATAACAAAGGCACACTCCAATAGAAGTGCTAGTGCACAGGACACTTGGGACATGCCTGAGGCACACCAGTTTGGGAGGAAAAGTAGAGGAAAGGCAGCTCAGACAGAATAAGCATCTCAACTCAAGCTGCAAAGAGAATATGTTCTACCTACATCTTAGAATTCATTCCCAAAAATTTAATGGGAAGGTAAGACAACAGAAGATGGGACATTGGGGATATAGTGAAGTTTGGTGGGACATTCTGAAAAGTCTGTAGATTACTTGTTCCTAGAACACAATGTCTGGGAGAATAATAAAGAAGTCTGCAAAATTTGAAGAGTATCCCACATTGGTTCAGGGAGAACCAACAATACTTTTGAGGAGAGTCAAGATAAGAGCTTATGAATCCAAagatggatgacacaaaatttgctgAATTTCTGAGTTCAAAGCAAGTCACCAAGGAACTGCTGCAGCGATCAGAGTATGATTCTGATGGGTTAAATTTGTAAAGATCTCAATCTTTATCATTGGTTGTAAATATTAAATACTTGGACTGCATTTGAGTTGCCAGAGGTGATAAGCCAGTTATTTTAAGGATTGTATCATGTGATTTAATTGTACTTTGATCTGCAACAATGTACAGGTATATATACAAAATTCCACAGGCTGTCATGATGAACCCTTAAGTAAGCTACACATGCATTGTTTGAGTTTCTCATATATCAAATATAAGTCAATTGTACAATGGACTTTGTAAGAGATTAAGAACTCACTGAGTACACTGACTTTGTGAATCTAACAATTAAAATCCACCTTGGGTTTGATATTTTTTTTAACGTATTCACAATTTGCTTGCATTTGCAGGAAACTTTGTGAACAAATCATTGTCTCTATATCAATACTAAATATATTCAGGAAAAAAATTGTATACAGGCagatataaaacaaaatgttgaataaattaagcaggtcaggcagcatctgtggaagaggaaaaagtcaactttgtttttttttaatttcagatttccaacacctgcagctttttcttgattttcattttgtacAACAGGCTTATTTAGTTTTGTTCCAGGAAATTTTGCTCTGAGTTACTTTGCAAACAATGCAGGATGTAGACCTTGCCTCTGTCCTGTCCCAGCCCATGCCAGTTAACTTTAAGCAACAGATGGGAGAGGTGCAGCCAGTAGCAATCTGGTAGAGGTAAACTGTACCACCAGGTGTGGTAGTACAGTTCACCAGCTGAGTTTTTAATATCTTCCACTAGAACCCCATGGTGTCAACTGATTTTTGTTGTTGGCTATCTATGAGGAGCAGAGCAGTATTTGAGTGCTACATGGACTCAATTTGATGATTATTGAGTAAAAGTTAATAATCTCCTATTCCAAAACAGATACttgaatttatttttacaaaCATCATCATTAATACTGTTTAACTAGGCAATTTTATCAGTGTTGCTTGTGGAGTCTTGCTATGTCTAAAGTCAATGCTGTGTTTCCAACAATAAGTACATATTTCTATAAAGTCCTTTTGGATGTTCTAAAATTGGGAAAGGGGCCTAAGAAATGCATATAATTTTAATTTGCACCTTGCTAATCATAGCATAATTTAATCGTGGGCTTTCTCACGATTCAGGCAGAGACTGATTCAGGTTGAGCAACCTATGTTTGGCAATACAGATTCAGGGGAAAGTGGGTGGTGTTCATTTCATTTGAAATAACAAGTATCTTAGTAAGTAGCTATTGCTGGAAGTTTGTGGATTTTAAGAGATTTAAAGCTTAACATTTATATTAATATTCCTCATGCCTTTCAGAAAATTCCTGCTGGCTGGAGACATTCACAACACCACAAACAAGACTCTAAAGCAGGAATCAAGAATCTGACAAGTAATTAGCAAACCTGGTGAAAAGCAGCTCACAACTTTACTGATGCATTCAACTGGATGAATTGGATGCCAAGCATTATGCCCCAGTTATGATGAGTGCAAGTGGATACTAAGTCTTGGGTCCCTGGTAACAAGAAGCAGTAGgtgataaaacaaaaaatgctgaaacaaGTTTCAGGTACCTCTACTTTCACCCCACCAGTCCCTTTCCGGATCCTGAACAAGGGGCCAGATTATTTTCGAAAGCAGATGGAGAGCAGCATCCGGAAGCCAAGTGCTGTAGAACGGCTGGAGGCTGATAAATTAAAATATGTGAAGAGCCAACAGGTAGCAAGTACTCGACAGGAGCCAGTGAAAGCAAGTGAACCTGTCCTATTACCAACCGTCCGAAGGACCCTCCAAAGTCCCAGGAAAACCTCCATTGCTGGAACCAACAGAACAGAGAACTCTGATTGGAGAGGAGCTTTGAACCTGGAGACTCTGAGAAATCTAATCCTTTTCTATGAGACACCAAGTTCACCAACAAAACAGTCAAGCTCTGCTGAACAAGCAAAGAATTCAAGCTCTGAAAACCTGCAGAGCCACAGTGACCAGAAGCCTGTGAACAGCCTTGGGTCAGAGCTACGTGGCAACATTCTTGTGCCAGCTCACAACGCAGCAGTGAGGCGGGTGGATGTGCGCCCAAGTGTGAGCAAGCGTGTCAGAAGTCCACCATGCCCCTCCTTGCCCAAATCAAGACTTCCATCTTCCACCAGTTCCAGGGGTTCATCAGGAAAAGTTCACCCTGAGCTGACCACCCGGCAACAACTCTCATTGCACCGATCCAAGTCTGATCTGAGTGACCGCTACTCACGAGTCAGTGCCAACTTGGAGCGATTCTTCAACTATTGTGGCCTGGATCCCGAGGAGCTGGAGAACATGGGGATGGAATGCTTGGCCCGAGCCAGCTCTGACATAGTGTCCCTTAAGCTCCACAGTGCTAGTAACCTCAGCTCAGAGTATGGTCGTTCCCAGTAC contains the following coding sequences:
- the LOC127578823 gene encoding protein FAM110B-like; translation: MLKQVSGTSTFTPPVPFRILNKGPDYFRKQMESSIRKPSAVERLEADKLKYVKSQQVASTRQEPVKASEPVLLPTVRRTLQSPRKTSIAGTNRTENSDWRGALNLETLRNLILFYETPSSPTKQSSSAEQAKNSSSENLQSHSDQKPVNSLGSELRGNILVPAHNAAVRRVDVRPSVSKRVRSPPCPSLPKSRLPSSTSSRGSSGKVHPELTTRQQLSLHRSKSDLSDRYSRVSANLERFFNYCGLDPEELENMGMECLARASSDIVSLKLHSASNLSSEYGRSQYSSAIEEKSNERIPYGISIIERNARVIKWLYSCREAKESQRVSPV